The genomic window TTCAAGCCTAGTTACAAGAAGGTGTGGAAGGCAAAGCAGAAGGCAGTTGCCCAGATTTACGGAAATTGGAAAGAGTCATATGCGGAGTTGCCCCGGTGGATCCTTGGGATGCAAGCAACGATAGACGAAACCGTAGCTTTGTTGAAGACTTCTCCAGTGTGTGTTGGTGGTGGTTAATAAGTCTACGGTCGACTTTTCTTGACGTTCCCTCCATGCGTTGAGGCTTTTAAACATTGCAAGCCACTAATAAGCATTGACGGAATGCATCTATATGGGAAGTATGGCAGGACTTTGCTTCTGGATATTGCGCAAGATGGAAACTCGAATATATTGCTAGTTGCGTTTGCACTTGTTGAGGGGGAGAATGCTGAGTCGTGGGCTTTTTTCTTATCCCACTTGCGTCAACATGTGACTCCACAGGAAGGGATTCTAGTGATTTCTAACAGACACAACGGAATTAAGGCTGCACTGGAGGCACCAGACAGTGGTTGAAAACTGCCTCATGCATATCGAGCGTATTGCATTCGACACGTTGCAGCCAATTTTGCTCTCAGTTTCAAGGGTCAGGATGCAAGGCGAATGCTCGTGAATGCGGCGTATGTGAAGACTAAGGCTGAGTTTGACTACTGGTTTGATATTATGAGGACTGAGAATCCGGCCATGTGTGATTGGGCCAACCGGCTGGAGTACGATAAGTGGACCCAACACCAGGATGGAGGCAAACGGTTCGACCACATGACGACGAATATATCCGAGTGTGTTAACTCTGTACTGAAGGGGACACGGAATCTTCCGGTAACTGCACTTGTCAAATCCACATATGGGAGGTTATAGAGTTTTTTGTCGTCCGAGGGCAGACAGCAGAGGCGCAGTTGGAATCAGGCCAACGGTTTTGCCAGGCCTTGGTCAAGGCGATAGAGCGCAACCTGAAAGATGCGAGGTGCTTCACGGTTACTTTGTTCGACAGACATCAGTCTGAGTATACCGTGGCTAAGACGACTCCTACTGGTAACTTCTCGCTTGGGACGTATCGGGTTTCCCTCAGAGATCGCAATTGTGACTGCGGGTACTTTTAAGCTCTCCATTACCCTTGCTGCCATGCGATTGCATGCTGTGCTCAGTCCCGATTAGACTGAGCTACGTACGTCCATGAGGTTTATACCATGAGTAAGGTGTTCAGCGTATACCGGATGGAATTTTTGCCCCCTATTCCAGAGGGTCTCTGGCCACCGTACGCCGGTCCTACTATCATCCCTGATCCTAACATGAGACGTGCCAGAGAAGGGCGACCGAGGTCAACAAGAATCTGTAACACCATGGATGAGGCCGATACTGGTCGGTTGAAGCGATGTGGGCTATGCAAACAGACAGGACACACTCGCAGGACTTGCCCTCAGCGTGGATCCGCCCCCAGTGCCGAGGCATAGGTGTCATTAGGTCGTCACGATTAGCTTGCATTTTTCTTTCcttgtttgtgttcttgttttattttatccTGCTTACTGTTAAGTGACGTTGTATTTGCTGATCGATTCTCTATGTACTAGTGATTCTCTCTGGTTAATGTGGTCTAATTTTGTTGATAATTCTATGAGTACAACAGACTAATTTCAATTAAATCAAAGCAGCAACCTACGTGCGCTATACACAAGTTAAACTTTAATCCAAAAACTCATC from Arachis ipaensis cultivar K30076 chromosome B09, Araip1.1, whole genome shotgun sequence includes these protein-coding regions:
- the LOC107615162 gene encoding uncharacterized protein LOC107615162; the encoded protein is MHLYGKYGRTLLLDIAQDGNSNILLVAFALVEGENAESWAFFLSHLRQHVTPQEGILVISNRHNGIKAALEAPDSANFALSFKGQDARRMLVNAAYVKTKAEFDYWFDIMRTENPAMCDWANRLEYDKWTQHQDGGKRFDHMTTNISECVNSVLKGTRNLPTAEAQLESGQRFCQALVKAIERNLKDARCFTVTLFDRHQSEYTVAKTTPTGNFSLGTYRVSLRDRNCDCGYF